A region from the Aliarcobacter thereius LMG 24486 genome encodes:
- a CDS encoding DNA polymerase Y family protein yields MKIHLDLDCYFVSAERTRYPFLKGKNVVVAKSSDKKIFSNEKKQSVLLGDTGAFNSVLEFKNSYDTNNILKAWRDEFLDENGEIHGIVIAKSYECKPYGIKTGTPLREAIHMCPNLIIIPSDHLFYQQLSQKLKTYLEFKIPVLEQYSIDEFFGDLNGWVKNNDTLEFIKDLRDDIKDKFDLPITIAGSKSKWIAKLLTDCVKPFGVIALEQEKVYEYTNHISVNDFPGIGRAISKKLADYRVKTLGELRARPNLLYLYGKTGVELYERICGTDNDKVIPYNDRRGIGISRNFKATIDRNEIYRRVMILARYLSYTISKLKLNPTTFYFKIRYEYGVKNHQSISENRLFNEKFLIDLALKMFQKLDTRKNYKIHYLAISASNFATNHNIKTFSVIEYEKDLKYKALNEKLIKIRDKYGVDIVRYARENQV; encoded by the coding sequence ATGAAGATACATTTAGATTTAGATTGTTACTTTGTAAGTGCAGAAAGAACTAGATACCCTTTTCTAAAAGGAAAGAATGTTGTTGTTGCAAAAAGTAGTGATAAAAAAATATTTTCAAATGAGAAAAAGCAAAGTGTTTTATTAGGTGATACAGGAGCCTTTAATAGTGTTTTAGAGTTTAAAAACTCTTATGACACTAATAATATATTAAAAGCATGGAGAGATGAGTTTTTAGATGAAAATGGTGAAATTCATGGAATAGTAATTGCAAAAAGTTATGAATGTAAACCTTATGGCATAAAAACAGGCACACCCTTAAGAGAAGCTATACACATGTGTCCAAACTTAATTATAATTCCTAGTGATCATCTGTTTTATCAACAACTTTCTCAAAAGCTAAAAACCTATTTAGAGTTTAAAATACCAGTACTTGAACAATACTCAATTGATGAGTTCTTTGGAGATTTAAATGGTTGGGTTAAAAATAATGATACATTAGAATTTATCAAAGATCTAAGAGATGATATAAAAGATAAATTTGATTTACCAATTACAATTGCAGGAAGTAAAAGTAAATGGATAGCAAAACTCTTAACTGATTGTGTAAAACCATTTGGAGTAATTGCTTTAGAGCAAGAAAAAGTATATGAATATACAAATCATATTAGTGTAAATGATTTTCCAGGTATTGGAAGAGCAATTAGTAAAAAGTTAGCTGATTATAGAGTTAAAACATTAGGAGAATTAAGAGCTAGACCAAATTTATTATACTTATATGGTAAAACAGGAGTTGAATTATATGAAAGAATTTGTGGAACTGATAACGACAAAGTAATACCATATAATGATAGAAGAGGTATTGGAATTAGTAGAAACTTTAAAGCCACTATAGACAGAAATGAAATATATAGAAGAGTAATGATACTTGCTAGATATCTTAGTTATACAATTTCAAAACTAAAATTAAATCCAACAACATTTTATTTTAAAATAAGATATGAGTATGGAGTTAAAAACCATCAATCAATTAGTGAGAATAGACTATTTAATGAAAAGTTTTTAATAGATTTAGCACTAAAAATGTTTCAAAAACTAGATACTAGAAAAAACTATAAAATACACTATCTAGCAATTAGTGCATCAAACTTTGCAACAAACCATAATATAAAAACCTTCTCAGTAATAGAGTATGAAAAAGATCTAAAATATAAAGCACTAAATGAAAAGCTAATAAAGATAAGAGACAAATATGGTGTTGATATAGTTAGGTATGCAAGGGAGAATCAGGTGTGA
- a CDS encoding HU family DNA-binding protein encodes MNKNEFIDAVAEKSGLTKKDSKAAVDAVLETITEALVKKDSVAFVGFGTFLVGQRAARVAQVPGTGKTVNVPATTVAKFKVGKALKEAVASSK; translated from the coding sequence ATTGATGCAGTTGCAGAAAAAAGTGGTTTAACAAAAAAAGACTCAAAAGCTGCTGTTGATGCTGTATTGGAAACTATTACAGAAGCTTTAGTTAAAAAAGATTCGGTTGCATTTGTTGGATTTGGAACATTCTTAGTAGGACAAAGAGCTGCTAGAGTTGCACAAGTTCCAGGAACTGGAAAAACTGTAAATGTACCTGCTACAACTGTTGCTAAATTTAAAGTTGGAAAAGCTTTAAAAGAAGCAGTTGCTAGTTCTAAATAA
- a CDS encoding LexA family transcriptional regulator, whose translation MHINEIIDKLKDILSNELDNKKVFDKDVAASLNISKESLSIMKKKNSIPYEQIAKFCAKRKISINWVLFDQLPKSLEEQTEKYIRVKHFININASAGGGGFNYDENFEYLNIDKNILNSLYKSNSSKTESIIALNVTGDSMEPTLNDKEIILFDKDNTDISKGGIFIVSTNIGLFVKRVSLKIDGSIELISDNKNYNSEIIQKSELDTIQILGKVVGKVGLV comes from the coding sequence ATGCATATTAATGAGATTATTGATAAATTAAAAGATATATTATCAAATGAATTAGATAATAAAAAAGTATTTGATAAAGATGTAGCAGCTTCTTTAAATATATCTAAAGAGTCATTATCTATTATGAAAAAGAAAAATTCTATTCCTTATGAACAAATTGCAAAGTTTTGTGCAAAAAGAAAAATTTCTATTAATTGGGTTTTATTTGATCAACTTCCAAAATCACTAGAAGAACAAACAGAAAAATATATAAGAGTAAAACACTTTATAAATATAAATGCAAGTGCTGGAGGAGGGGGATTTAATTATGATGAGAATTTTGAGTATCTAAATATTGATAAAAATATATTAAACTCTTTATATAAATCAAACTCTAGTAAAACTGAATCTATTATTGCTTTAAATGTAACTGGTGATTCAATGGAGCCAACACTAAATGATAAAGAGATAATTTTATTTGATAAAGATAATACAGATATCTCAAAAGGTGGAATATTTATAGTATCTACAAATATAGGATTGTTTGTAAAAAGAGTATCTTTAAAAATTGATGGTTCAATAGAGTTAATAAGTGATAACAAAAACTATAATAGTGAAATAATACAAAAAAGTGAACTTGATACTATTCAAATCTTAGGTAAAGTTGTTGGTAAAGTTGGGCTTGTTTAA